The genomic region GCGCTGTTAAAAAAACTGCTCGCGAAAAATGTTTCTATAGTTAAAAGAAAGGCTTTTGCCTATCTTCAAGATACAATGGTTCCGTTCCCGTTCCAGGCAAACCTGTCATATTTAAAAGAAGATATTGTGGAAGAGTGCGTGCGCGCTCTTATGAAAGAAAGCAAAAACAAAAAAAAATCTTTTGATAATTTTAAACAATGGGCCGCCGCCACGTATGGAGAGGGAATTTGCAAATATTTCATGTTTCCTTATAATGAAAAACTTTGGCAGGCTAAGGTTGAAGAATTAAGCACCGCCTGGTGCTCAACTTACGTACCTAAAACTGATTTAGAAGATATTATAAAGGGCGCGTATTTTAAACAAAAGGAAAATTTTGGCTATAACACACACTTCTTTTACCCAAAAAAAGGCGGTATAGGCGCGCTTACAAAAGCTCTAGCCCAAAAAACAAATAATATCATTTACAATACACAGGTAAAAGAAATTGATTTAAAAAACAAAAAAGTAATAACAAATAACGGTGAGTTTGAATATAATACTATAATTAACACAACCCCTTTAAAACCATTTACCTCTTTATGTAAAGGCCTTCCGCAGGAAGTTTATGAAAAAGCGGATAAATTAAAACACAATGTGGTATATGTTTTAAATTTAGGGGTAAACAGGGAAATAAAAAATATAAGCTGGATATACTTCCCGGAAGAAAAGTTTAAATTTTACAGAGTGGGCGTGCAAAGCAGCTTTTCTCAGGAAGTCGCCCCCCCGGGAGCCGGCGCTTTATATGTTGAAATATCCGCCAAACCGGGCGCTAAAAAACCTAATTTTAAAGAACTTCAAAAAGAAATTATAAAAAACCTTGTATCATGTGATATCATAAAAAAGGAAGATAAAATTCTTACTTCCCTTTGGTTGACAATAAATCCCGCTTACGCCTGCTATAACTTGGAAAGGGAAACAATTGTTCCCTGCTTAACAAAAACGCTGGCCAAGCACAATGTTGTAAGTGCGGGGCGTTACGGCAGTTGGGAGTATTCTTTTATGGAACGCAACCTGCTTGAAGGCAAAGTTTTGGGAGATGAAGCATCCGCCAAACAACCATAGGGTTCAAAATTTGTAAAATATTAACATATTCTCTAACGGAAACCATTTATGAAAATATTATATTTCGGCGGTAGTTTTGACCCTGTTCACAGAGGGCATACCGCCCTTTTAAAAGCCGCCGTAAAAGAAATAAAACCCGACATCATACATATTATTCCGGCGTTTCATTCACCCTTTAAGGAACGTTCAAATACACCTTTTGACCTGCGTATGGATATGGTGCGCCAAGCTTTTAAAGATATTAAAGTCAATATAATTTTTGATAATTTTGAACAGAGGCAAAACAAAAAAACTTTTGCATGGCAAAATGTGGAACATATTAAAAAAACATATGAAAACCCCAAAATATTTATGCTTGTTGGAACCGACGCGCTTAACGATATTCCCAAATGGTCAAACCCGGAGTACCTTTTTAAAAACGTAATTGTCGTGGCGGGTAAAAGGGTGGGCCTCGCGGCTGAAGAAAAACTGCCCTTTAAATACCATACTCTTAAAGCCAGGCTGCCAAGAATATCCTCCTCACAAATACGTTTGGAAATAATGATTTCCGGCGCCGCTTCAGAGGAGCTTGGCCCCATAAAAAAGATTATTGACGACAACAGGCTTTACTTTTTAAATTTGCATGACTGGCTTAAAAAAAATTTAAAAGAAAACAGGTATCTTCACTCTAAAGCGGTTTCCGCTTTAGCCGCGCAACTTGCTTTAATTAATGAGGTTTACCCTGAAAGGTCAGCCCTGGCGGCTTTACTGCACGACTGCGGCAAAAGCATGTCCCCAAAAGAA from Elusimicrobium minutum Pei191 harbors:
- a CDS encoding protoporphyrinogen/coproporphyrinogen oxidase; its protein translation is MKTDILIIGAGITGLSAAYHIGKKRDFLLLEQDSEPGGLCKSIEQDGFTFDYSGHVAHVQSEYVRALLKKLLAKNVSIVKRKAFAYLQDTMVPFPFQANLSYLKEDIVEECVRALMKESKNKKKSFDNFKQWAAATYGEGICKYFMFPYNEKLWQAKVEELSTAWCSTYVPKTDLEDIIKGAYFKQKENFGYNTHFFYPKKGGIGALTKALAQKTNNIIYNTQVKEIDLKNKKVITNNGEFEYNTIINTTPLKPFTSLCKGLPQEVYEKADKLKHNVVYVLNLGVNREIKNISWIYFPEEKFKFYRVGVQSSFSQEVAPPGAGALYVEISAKPGAKKPNFKELQKEIIKNLVSCDIIKKEDKILTSLWLTINPAYACYNLERETIVPCLTKTLAKHNVVSAGRYGSWEYSFMERNLLEGKVLGDEASAKQP
- a CDS encoding nicotinate-nucleotide adenylyltransferase; the encoded protein is MKILYFGGSFDPVHRGHTALLKAAVKEIKPDIIHIIPAFHSPFKERSNTPFDLRMDMVRQAFKDIKVNIIFDNFEQRQNKKTFAWQNVEHIKKTYENPKIFMLVGTDALNDIPKWSNPEYLFKNVIVVAGKRVGLAAEEKLPFKYHTLKARLPRISSSQIRLEIMISGAASEELGPIKKIIDDNRLYFLNLHDWLKKNLKENRYLHSKAVSALAAQLALINEVYPERSALAALLHDCGKSMSPKELIAYCDKHNIRLPYYKEICENGPDLLHSFVSAHIAQHVFKITDEEILAAVREHTLGAVNMGVYSKILYVADTGSKDRKYKGAFTVRDLALKDLDTALVAATRMKLIFTVEAGKWLCPEGNIVWNNLVSKK